A section of the Campylobacter lanienae NCTC 13004 genome encodes:
- a CDS encoding MGMT family protein, producing MNFNQEVYNLLRLIPKGKVVTYSQIALCLGNAKLARAVGNALHNNPNPKLYPCHRVVNRKGELSKAFAFGGSGAQMKMLVDENTQFDRFNRVRLDICGFDIEKFIKSQS from the coding sequence ATGAATTTTAATCAAGAAGTCTATAATTTGTTAAGATTGATACCAAAAGGCAAGGTGGTTACATACTCTCAGATTGCGCTGTGTTTGGGTAATGCGAAGTTGGCTAGGGCTGTTGGCAACGCTCTACATAATAATCCTAATCCAAAGCTATATCCTTGCCACAGAGTGGTAAATCGCAAAGGCGAATTATCTAAGGCATTTGCGTTTGGTGGGAGTGGGGCACAGATGAAAATGCTAGTTGATGAGAATACCCAATTTGATAGATTTAATCGTGTTAGGCTTGATATTTGTGGATTTGATATTGAGAAATTTATAAAGTCTCAAAGCTAG